In Collibacillus ludicampi, one genomic interval encodes:
- a CDS encoding TraC family protein produces MIAFVLIMLLIAGIAFGAIFYFFRWLKKQNPTKGAVEPSDELPTVQSYFGIKGIDRGIMILQGGRYRVFIEGNSLNIPLMSEEEQMALESRFASLLARINFPIQIYNQNRPLDMEEVMASLSDQYDHAPDNLREYAEYLKEYLANLTEVQPIWVRRKLIVITLDDPDANMDEVIKVLDGRARLILSELEACGIQARCLNTEEIAQVWYTFLNKDRVLTQPFRNIVEAGHTTSHVGGDLLIETA; encoded by the coding sequence TTGATTGCGTTTGTTCTCATCATGCTCCTGATCGCTGGTATTGCGTTCGGAGCTATTTTTTATTTCTTCCGTTGGTTAAAAAAGCAAAATCCGACGAAAGGTGCGGTTGAGCCATCCGATGAACTGCCTACGGTACAATCCTACTTCGGCATCAAGGGAATTGACCGGGGGATCATGATCCTTCAAGGCGGGAGGTATCGGGTATTTATCGAAGGAAATTCCTTGAACATCCCGCTCATGTCGGAAGAGGAGCAAATGGCTTTGGAGAGCCGTTTTGCTTCTCTCCTAGCGCGAATCAATTTCCCGATTCAGATTTATAACCAAAACCGTCCGCTAGACATGGAAGAAGTCATGGCGTCCTTGTCGGATCAGTATGACCATGCCCCAGACAATCTTCGTGAGTATGCGGAGTACCTGAAAGAATATCTGGCAAACCTCACGGAAGTCCAGCCGATCTGGGTGCGTCGCAAATTGATTGTGATTACACTGGATGACCCAGACGCAAATATGGATGAAGTTATCAAGGTTTTGGATGGACGAGCCCGTCTCATTCTTTCAGAACTTGAAGCCTGCGGGATTCAAGCCCGTTGCTTGAACACGGAAGAAATTGCACAGGTATGGTACACGTTCTTAAATAAAGATCGCGTACTGACACAACCGTTTCGCAATATCGTTGAAGCCGGACATACGACCTCGCATGTAGGGGGTGATTTGCTCATTGAAACGGCTTAA
- a CDS encoding CpaF family protein, which produces MNKLLQELAKREQDNVIKTSTRNAQSDNINNYTNRLLLELERNVELFAQKLARTEMSLRLYDLLRNINEIPPSQHSQVVQRVLDHIYGYGIIQKLMDDPEVSDIQIAGNQYIRYVKDGERKIFDYTFESDDDVNQWVQRKLKGTPFRFDRSNARTDAFLADGSRLHVKGEVVGVQRLDEKTGKVLVKPCTIVTIRKFLGFFTLEQLWQEKKLFDERAYLYLYLASLIRYGFVLSGGTGSGKTTLMNALISKTPEDKQIGILEEAPELQPIHPFVMRYWERQENTEGKGRIGTDINLKDVLRMFIDDLYVGEVRDAVMSYQFLQAANTGSGRVGTTLHAKSALGAVKRLHDLASGSPERLGSNAIWSNIRNTIDMVIQIQRFKGKRRITEIAEVDPEKDQGEVRLIPVFTFEWTGVDEKGLPDGRLRFHGLTKNFLQECAKWGIVIPKELREADVA; this is translated from the coding sequence ATGAACAAACTGCTTCAGGAGTTAGCCAAACGGGAGCAGGATAATGTCATTAAAACATCAACCCGAAACGCCCAATCGGACAACATCAATAACTATACGAACCGTCTCTTACTCGAATTAGAGCGTAACGTTGAATTATTTGCCCAAAAACTTGCGCGAACGGAAATGTCCTTGCGGTTGTATGACTTACTGCGGAACATCAATGAGATCCCACCGTCCCAACATTCTCAAGTGGTACAAAGAGTGCTGGATCATATCTACGGCTACGGCATTATTCAAAAGTTAATGGATGACCCCGAGGTATCGGACATCCAAATCGCCGGGAACCAGTATATCCGGTATGTAAAAGACGGGGAAAGAAAGATCTTTGATTACACTTTTGAATCGGATGATGACGTAAACCAATGGGTGCAACGGAAACTCAAAGGGACACCGTTCCGGTTTGACCGCTCCAACGCTCGGACGGACGCATTCCTAGCTGATGGTTCCCGTTTACACGTCAAAGGCGAGGTGGTCGGTGTCCAGCGTTTGGACGAAAAGACGGGAAAGGTATTGGTCAAGCCTTGTACGATCGTGACCATCCGGAAATTCTTAGGCTTCTTTACGTTGGAGCAGCTCTGGCAAGAAAAGAAACTCTTTGATGAACGAGCGTATCTTTATCTCTATCTAGCTTCTTTAATTCGATACGGTTTTGTTTTGTCGGGTGGTACAGGTTCGGGAAAAACAACTCTAATGAACGCTCTTATCTCAAAAACACCGGAAGACAAGCAGATTGGAATTCTGGAAGAAGCCCCGGAACTTCAGCCGATTCACCCCTTTGTCATGCGGTATTGGGAACGGCAAGAGAATACCGAAGGAAAGGGACGAATCGGGACAGACATCAACCTGAAGGACGTACTTCGGATGTTCATTGATGACCTGTACGTGGGAGAAGTTCGTGATGCAGTCATGTCGTATCAATTCTTGCAAGCGGCGAATACCGGATCGGGGCGTGTGGGAACCACGCTTCACGCGAAATCAGCATTAGGTGCCGTAAAACGTCTTCATGATCTGGCAAGTGGTTCCCCAGAACGCTTAGGATCAAATGCGATATGGTCCAACATTCGGAATACCATCGATATGGTGATTCAAATTCAACGATTCAAAGGAAAACGAAGGATTACTGAGATCGCGGAAGTTGACCCCGAGAAAGATCAAGGTGAGGTACGACTCATACCCGTGTTTACATTCGAATGGACAGGAGTTGATGAGAAAGGGCTTCCGGATGGCCGCCTGCGCTTTCATGGGCTGACAAAGAACTTCCTACAAGAGTGCGCGAAATGGGGGATCGTGATCCCGAAAGAACTTCGAGAGGCGGATGTGGCATGA
- a CDS encoding type II secretion system F family protein: protein MEYMIGFLFAVAVFSAFLGVAMKREERQQALLSLVEGVEMANSSKSPVWGQKLEELLAKVFPSQLGLENLEKNLRQAGRPFGWDAHDVTVIRMIAGVGIFSLSLFSDTSLAGHILAGLLLGGIGTMFPYLLIWTYKTQRQAGIRRQFRSWLLTLSLLVKTDIRFDQAIHESIKITTGEFRKILEQFERRYDFRSTLDESFEWLADETGIKEIEKLYVVVHQTLKNGSKIEFALQAMLEELDEELQNKIEKLIQKVNLKILFTVIFLILGPSIFFEFVISGINFMNSFKAI, encoded by the coding sequence ATGGAATACATGATTGGATTCCTGTTTGCCGTGGCTGTTTTCTCCGCTTTCCTGGGGGTCGCTATGAAGAGGGAAGAAAGGCAGCAAGCATTATTGTCTCTGGTGGAAGGGGTTGAGATGGCTAATTCATCAAAGAGTCCTGTATGGGGACAGAAACTGGAGGAACTGCTTGCAAAAGTATTTCCCTCTCAACTCGGGTTAGAGAATCTGGAGAAAAACCTTCGGCAAGCAGGACGTCCGTTCGGATGGGATGCACACGACGTGACAGTAATCCGCATGATTGCGGGAGTAGGGATATTTTCCTTGTCCTTGTTCTCGGACACGTCTTTGGCAGGCCACATTCTAGCTGGATTGCTTTTAGGGGGAATAGGTACCATGTTCCCTTATCTATTGATTTGGACATATAAAACTCAAAGACAAGCGGGTATCCGAAGACAATTTCGCAGTTGGTTATTGACACTAAGTTTGTTAGTCAAAACGGATATCCGATTTGACCAAGCGATTCACGAATCCATCAAGATTACTACGGGAGAGTTTCGCAAAATCCTGGAGCAGTTTGAACGACGTTATGATTTTCGCTCGACATTAGATGAATCCTTTGAGTGGCTTGCGGATGAAACGGGAATTAAGGAAATCGAAAAACTGTATGTCGTCGTTCATCAAACCTTAAAAAATGGATCTAAGATTGAATTTGCTTTGCAAGCCATGCTCGAAGAATTAGACGAAGAACTACAAAACAAGATTGAAAAGTTGATCCAAAAAGTGAATTTAAAAATCCTATTCACGGTTATTTTTCTCATTCTTGGCCCGTCGATATTCTTTGAATTTGTGATCTCTGGGATTAACTTTATGAATTCATTCAAAGCTATTTAA
- a CDS encoding PrgI family mobile element protein, whose protein sequence is MRVHSVPVQLNEDEKIIGGRLTLRQIGFLASGILVSCFLLFLIKWIHWTIIITVISILLYQTLKFTFFKKFGWDYYIYWIKLRRCKKRRSEWIFRKGSPTMKGVSD, encoded by the coding sequence ATGAGAGTCCATTCGGTACCGGTACAGTTAAATGAAGATGAGAAGATTATCGGCGGGCGGCTGACTTTACGCCAAATTGGTTTTTTGGCGAGTGGAATCCTGGTATCTTGTTTCCTGCTCTTTTTAATAAAGTGGATACACTGGACGATTATCATCACCGTAATTTCCATACTTCTCTATCAAACGCTCAAGTTCACCTTCTTTAAGAAATTCGGTTGGGATTATTACATCTACTGGATCAAACTTCGCCGTTGTAAAAAGCGGAGAAGTGAATGGATCTTTCGGAAGGGTAGCCCGACCATGAAGGGGGTGAGTGATTGA
- a CDS encoding nucleotide-binding protein gives MKVLLFDINTTRLQTTYQALGERYEVTAIQTEQELLEQIPNHQIVILPEEINLDFVAEKIRRFPATFFFIVMMKKKVELVRNFMAVGVKECFKFPLTLDAFERAIQAYGLSEIIAFRQEVAPAAVAQVQEPQLTEPILEEPQREEIAEPQPERKVKIRRSLSAIQKQEPQKETKPVPQIETKPLQQVVETQVSASHPRITQPQSRPQTKMPWDAEGKTDYSAPRMQPIVRQESAEEDRQKKRSLLPFKKKASVPSYLDEDTPYPAFENRMTQSYFAPSMQQILAITSARGGVGKTTITYNLAVLAKQQLGLRTVVIDADHRGNLSPVSNTRVKYSADHWQDLDEEEVAESTVFNLLNQTKEGVYIVPAGRSIHGISGETMRKILSILKRYFQLILIDCQPFLSTGTVEAYQHASKVVVVTTDDITTFPSTIELIHQLRDQDGIGIHPGKIKLVMNQVGKDFKKEEEDILVAKTSYPVSAKLPYTPEIKKRLKSGQPIALNQKSSFTKKLQAMLGNVMETELDFSLFRKETGFFQRLFKRA, from the coding sequence GTGAAGGTTTTGCTCTTTGACATTAACACCACACGCTTGCAGACCACCTATCAAGCGCTAGGGGAACGATATGAGGTTACGGCCATTCAAACCGAGCAAGAACTGCTCGAACAAATACCGAATCACCAAATCGTGATCCTTCCAGAAGAAATCAACCTCGATTTTGTCGCGGAAAAAATTCGTCGATTTCCCGCGACTTTCTTTTTTATCGTCATGATGAAAAAGAAAGTCGAATTGGTGCGAAATTTCATGGCGGTAGGAGTCAAGGAGTGTTTCAAATTTCCGCTGACCTTGGATGCGTTTGAAAGAGCCATTCAAGCATACGGACTTTCAGAGATCATCGCATTCAGACAGGAAGTCGCTCCGGCTGCCGTAGCGCAGGTACAGGAACCCCAACTAACGGAGCCGATCTTGGAAGAACCCCAAAGGGAAGAAATTGCGGAACCCCAACCGGAACGCAAAGTGAAGATCCGCAGAAGTTTATCGGCAATACAAAAGCAGGAGCCACAAAAGGAAACAAAACCGGTGCCGCAGATAGAAACAAAGCCTTTACAACAGGTCGTAGAAACACAAGTATCAGCTTCCCATCCAAGAATCACACAACCGCAATCCAGGCCGCAAACCAAAATGCCGTGGGATGCGGAGGGGAAAACTGACTATTCGGCCCCCAGGATGCAACCGATTGTGCGTCAGGAAAGCGCTGAGGAGGACCGGCAGAAAAAGCGATCGCTTTTGCCGTTTAAAAAGAAAGCGTCGGTGCCTTCTTATTTGGACGAGGACACTCCGTATCCGGCGTTCGAAAACCGGATGACACAAAGCTATTTTGCGCCGTCTATGCAACAGATTCTGGCGATTACCAGCGCGCGCGGGGGCGTAGGAAAGACTACGATCACATACAATCTGGCTGTCCTAGCGAAACAACAATTGGGGCTGCGTACCGTCGTGATCGATGCGGATCATCGTGGGAATCTTTCGCCCGTAAGTAACACGCGGGTCAAGTACAGTGCCGATCACTGGCAAGATCTCGATGAAGAGGAGGTAGCGGAGTCCACCGTTTTCAATTTGCTCAATCAAACGAAAGAAGGGGTCTACATCGTTCCGGCAGGTCGGAGCATTCACGGGATTTCTGGAGAAACCATGCGAAAGATTCTATCGATTCTCAAACGATACTTCCAACTCATCCTGATTGATTGCCAACCGTTCCTCTCAACGGGAACTGTCGAAGCCTATCAGCATGCGAGCAAAGTGGTCGTGGTCACAACGGATGACATCACCACGTTTCCGTCTACCATCGAACTCATTCATCAGTTGAGAGATCAAGATGGAATCGGCATTCATCCTGGGAAAATCAAATTGGTTATGAACCAAGTGGGCAAGGACTTCAAAAAAGAAGAAGAGGATATCCTCGTGGCAAAGACGAGTTACCCGGTATCCGCGAAACTCCCGTATACACCGGAGATTAAGAAACGGTTGAAAAGCGGGCAACCCATTGCATTAAACCAGAAATCGTCGTTTACAAAGAAACTGCAAGCGATGTTGGGAAACGTCATGGAAACTGAACTGGATTTCTCCCTCTTCCGCAAGGAAACGGGATTTTTCCAACGTCTGTTCAAACGAGCGTAG
- the cpaB gene encoding Flp pilus assembly protein CpaB, with protein sequence MKIKKSTIFYLAAVGTGLAAAFMSVSFVSSAKQETKVVMTKTNIPAYTKITANDVELVSISKKDVQSDTFTKLEDVVGKYTSMALQSGTQMRQGEIVTGVDRPAGLLASRQDPSLVMIAVPLQKNDLGNGIQPGDHVNLVGLIKKQQDVEITEVKDRPVVKVEEGDKNSNQGPNLWILVPEEQSNSLQKAIVNGVVRVELLSKGDGSK encoded by the coding sequence GTGAAGATCAAAAAGTCCACGATCTTTTATCTCGCAGCGGTCGGTACAGGGTTAGCGGCGGCCTTTATGAGTGTTTCTTTTGTCTCGTCAGCTAAGCAAGAGACGAAAGTCGTCATGACCAAGACCAATATTCCCGCATACACCAAGATCACAGCAAATGATGTAGAACTGGTTTCCATATCTAAGAAAGATGTTCAATCGGATACCTTTACGAAATTGGAGGATGTGGTAGGGAAATACACATCGATGGCTCTGCAATCCGGTACGCAAATGAGACAGGGAGAAATCGTTACCGGCGTGGATCGCCCGGCCGGACTCCTGGCATCCCGTCAAGATCCGAGTCTGGTCATGATCGCCGTACCCCTTCAGAAAAACGATCTGGGGAACGGCATTCAGCCAGGGGATCACGTGAACCTGGTGGGGCTCATCAAGAAACAGCAGGATGTGGAGATCACGGAAGTGAAAGACCGTCCGGTTGTAAAAGTGGAAGAAGGTGATAAGAACAGTAACCAAGGGCCGAATCTCTGGATTTTGGTACCCGAAGAACAATCCAATTCCCTTCAAAAAGCCATTGTGAACGGCGTGGTTCGTGTGGAACTGCTTTCGAAAGGAGATGGGAGTAAATGA
- a CDS encoding VirB4 family type IV secretion system protein translates to MKRLNLNALFKRKRNKTDRGNEPAVTNRPSLLSGISDTVDVISPDGLFFPDWRELLEKKRGYIQTNGRRYTRIYQILQHPSQVYMGYLNDLYSIGDVDVSIHVFPGDPDEDVQELTDLLIKLETTLYAADGRQTSKDALIEKSLMDTRDLRDNISLNRDRMFYVSTFISVSALTLEELDRKSEELERLAGRKMMRIGETFLEEDLGLIAASPSGVNPIVENHSNFNLAAGTALFPFDSPELTHPNGTFLGRNWHTGAPVFFNNFIGGNELPAIHMNVFGRTRSGKSTFVKLLISRDACRGIITWVFDPDGEYGDVMDRIGGKEIKLMPGKFCGFNFCDVETDEVEQINHLLSKIEEVKSVLLYMMEQDGRFPLTPEEESLLHQAIQEEYEEKEITDDPDSLWEEDPRVGAVGLRKKEMPTISSIHQRLQSYGKGANRMVTRLIPYLRGSAMGIFDGQTDVSLDQFPAVSFNLKALDTLQKLRPLAMHILQNYTWENFVKRRLHLKKRVVFDEAWLFTKIPQSLNFFEQLARRAAKRNTTLTLATQNIREFTRSDEGKVVLAQAGVTLLFQQQRSDLRAIQELWELPDGQVEFIRRLNVGDALMRMGEQATAIHVEPTPYEEEFVFTTAGEWGVAPKTQTATADEVNEFAETTV, encoded by the coding sequence TTGAAACGGCTTAACTTAAATGCTCTTTTCAAGAGAAAGAGAAATAAAACGGATCGTGGAAATGAGCCTGCTGTTACCAATCGGCCGTCCCTCTTGTCAGGCATCTCGGATACGGTGGATGTCATCAGTCCGGACGGATTGTTCTTTCCCGATTGGAGAGAACTCTTGGAGAAGAAACGCGGGTATATCCAAACCAACGGGCGTCGATACACACGGATCTATCAAATCCTGCAACATCCGTCGCAAGTGTACATGGGATACCTTAACGACCTGTATTCGATTGGAGATGTAGATGTTTCCATCCATGTGTTTCCCGGCGATCCGGATGAGGATGTGCAAGAGCTCACGGACTTGCTCATCAAGCTGGAAACCACGTTGTACGCGGCGGACGGAAGGCAAACCTCCAAAGATGCGCTGATCGAAAAGTCACTGATGGATACGCGGGATTTACGGGACAACATCTCTCTGAACCGTGACCGCATGTTTTATGTCTCCACCTTTATTTCCGTTTCCGCTCTAACCTTGGAGGAATTGGATCGAAAATCTGAGGAATTGGAACGCTTAGCCGGACGAAAGATGATGAGGATCGGGGAGACCTTCTTAGAAGAAGACCTCGGACTGATCGCCGCTTCCCCGTCAGGAGTCAATCCGATTGTCGAGAATCATTCCAACTTTAATCTGGCGGCGGGAACCGCGTTGTTCCCATTCGATAGTCCGGAACTCACCCATCCCAACGGAACATTCCTTGGGCGTAACTGGCATACGGGCGCACCTGTTTTCTTCAATAACTTTATTGGAGGAAATGAGCTTCCAGCGATTCACATGAACGTATTCGGGCGCACCCGTTCCGGAAAATCCACGTTTGTCAAACTCTTGATTTCCCGCGACGCCTGCCGGGGAATCATCACCTGGGTGTTTGATCCGGATGGAGAATACGGGGATGTGATGGATCGGATCGGCGGCAAAGAGATCAAGCTCATGCCGGGAAAATTCTGCGGGTTCAATTTCTGCGATGTGGAAACGGATGAGGTCGAACAAATCAATCATCTACTGTCCAAAATCGAAGAAGTCAAAAGCGTTCTCTTATATATGATGGAACAGGACGGTCGTTTTCCACTGACACCGGAAGAAGAATCGCTATTGCATCAAGCCATTCAAGAGGAGTACGAAGAGAAGGAAATTACGGATGACCCCGATTCGCTTTGGGAAGAAGACCCGCGTGTGGGCGCGGTAGGGCTGCGGAAAAAAGAAATGCCGACCATCTCATCCATTCACCAGCGATTACAATCGTATGGGAAAGGTGCAAACCGGATGGTCACCCGCTTGATTCCTTACCTTCGTGGATCGGCCATGGGGATCTTCGATGGACAAACGGATGTCTCCTTGGATCAATTTCCAGCGGTCAGTTTCAACCTCAAGGCACTCGATACGTTGCAAAAACTCCGACCGTTGGCGATGCACATTTTGCAAAACTACACCTGGGAGAACTTCGTCAAACGCCGTTTGCACCTCAAAAAACGGGTGGTCTTTGATGAAGCCTGGCTGTTTACGAAAATTCCGCAGTCCCTGAATTTCTTTGAACAACTGGCACGGCGGGCCGCCAAGCGAAACACTACGTTGACTCTGGCGACCCAAAACATTCGGGAATTTACGCGAAGCGACGAAGGAAAAGTCGTCTTAGCACAGGCTGGGGTAACATTGTTGTTCCAACAGCAAAGGAGCGATTTGCGGGCCATTCAAGAACTGTGGGAACTGCCAGACGGACAGGTGGAATTTATTCGTCGCCTCAATGTCGGGGACGCATTGATGCGAATGGGCGAGCAAGCCACTGCTATTCACGTAGAACCGACCCCCTATGAAGAAGAATTTGTGTTTACCACGGCCGGAGAATGGGGGGTAGCGCCGAAAACTCAAACCGCTACCGCCGACGAGGTGAATGAATTTGCAGAAACGACCGTTTAA
- a CDS encoding peptidoglycan DD-metalloendopeptidase family protein: protein MDGRWLYNQASALKKAGQRLIRKILVWILATFGPILLLFIMVSIIFGTFFGGISTGDYDADSSYNAQDENYAKPYKEETDKVNPPIISFNELERSYLLQWGLVYGIDTTGVNRNLELKIRKSHAKNIAEDLAPHFSYEDDTKTVTISCPDGTSTEVIPIKKLMKVDTYDGITTFRYDEREKVTFKSGECTVTIDQPKLTGMNYKQDFTRLDKAIKEYTNRKEVTEDDRSWVLQFAKGLDEKQENLDWLLEKRLFTPYLTGYIGEVPTYLIPIFQSAAKKYNVPFELLMAIAKQESTFNPEAVGPPFQENGQIIRCLGLMQIHPNTWAKFKVDGDGDGQINIFDAADNAFTGAHYLRYLIDEYHGDLHKVLYQYSGGSETYVNNVLGMADTFKKLLSAPASSSGYLWPVQGTSVHDITQYFGENGHRGLDIGAPEGTPILAPVSGVIKTIWTAAQDVNGGNSIVLHGVDGNDWYFAHLSAHKVHVGEIVGQGMIIGLVGQTGHATGPHLHLEFWANGNINDRRDPLPVLLGK, encoded by the coding sequence ATGGATGGTAGATGGTTGTACAATCAGGCATCAGCACTCAAGAAAGCGGGTCAACGCCTGATCCGTAAGATACTCGTATGGATACTGGCTACCTTTGGTCCGATATTACTTCTATTTATCATGGTCTCCATCATCTTTGGAACCTTCTTCGGGGGAATCTCCACGGGAGATTATGATGCGGACAGCTCCTACAACGCCCAGGATGAAAATTACGCCAAACCGTATAAAGAGGAAACGGACAAGGTAAACCCCCCCATTATTAGCTTTAATGAGTTGGAACGTTCCTATCTCCTTCAATGGGGGCTTGTTTATGGAATAGATACAACGGGGGTAAACCGAAATCTTGAATTGAAAATCCGTAAAAGCCACGCAAAAAACATTGCGGAGGATCTAGCACCACACTTTAGTTATGAGGATGACACAAAAACCGTTACGATTTCATGTCCCGATGGAACGAGCACGGAAGTCATTCCGATTAAGAAGCTCATGAAAGTAGATACCTATGATGGAATTACGACGTTTCGGTACGATGAACGAGAAAAGGTGACCTTTAAGTCTGGAGAATGTACCGTGACCATTGATCAACCGAAGTTGACCGGAATGAATTACAAGCAAGACTTTACACGGTTGGATAAAGCGATTAAGGAGTATACAAACCGAAAAGAAGTCACGGAAGATGACCGCTCCTGGGTGCTGCAATTTGCCAAAGGATTAGACGAAAAACAAGAAAATCTGGACTGGCTATTGGAAAAACGTCTATTTACCCCTTATCTTACCGGGTACATTGGAGAAGTCCCGACTTACTTGATCCCGATCTTCCAATCGGCGGCGAAAAAATACAACGTTCCTTTTGAACTGCTTATGGCGATCGCCAAGCAAGAAAGTACCTTTAACCCGGAAGCCGTCGGTCCTCCATTCCAAGAAAATGGCCAGATCATCCGTTGCTTGGGGCTGATGCAAATTCACCCAAACACATGGGCGAAATTCAAAGTCGATGGTGATGGAGATGGACAAATAAACATCTTTGATGCTGCCGACAACGCTTTTACTGGAGCCCATTATTTAAGGTATCTCATTGATGAATATCACGGAGATCTTCATAAGGTACTGTATCAGTATTCCGGTGGATCAGAAACTTACGTGAACAATGTATTGGGGATGGCAGATACCTTCAAAAAGTTGCTTTCTGCTCCTGCAAGTTCCAGCGGTTATCTCTGGCCTGTACAAGGGACATCGGTGCATGACATCACGCAGTATTTTGGAGAAAACGGGCATCGGGGATTGGATATTGGGGCACCGGAAGGAACACCTATACTGGCTCCGGTCTCGGGTGTGATTAAAACGATCTGGACGGCCGCGCAAGACGTAAACGGAGGCAACTCCATTGTACTGCACGGGGTGGACGGGAACGACTGGTACTTTGCTCATCTAAGTGCTCACAAAGTCCATGTAGGCGAAATCGTCGGGCAGGGGATGATCATCGGGCTTGTCGGACAAACCGGACATGCGACAGGGCCGCATCTCCATTTGGAATTTTGGGCGAACGGAAACATCAATGACCGACGAGATCCGTTGCCTGTATTGTTAGGAAAATGA
- a CDS encoding helix-turn-helix domain-containing protein codes for MFDIGARLKELREKKGLSQSELADLSGVERGTISRIENNHLTPSLSTLITLCSSLEVTLSGFFCFDLENISEELEDLLLAVKKLSPEQLSLLAQFIKSMTDSK; via the coding sequence ATGTTTGACATTGGAGCACGTTTAAAGGAACTACGTGAAAAAAAAGGATTGTCTCAATCCGAATTAGCGGATCTCAGTGGTGTCGAGCGTGGAACGATCTCTCGAATTGAGAATAATCATCTAACACCTTCTTTATCCACACTCATTACTTTATGTTCATCCCTTGAAGTCACCTTGAGTGGATTTTTTTGCTTCGATCTTGAGAATATTTCTGAAGAACTTGAGGACCTTTTGTTGGCCGTTAAAAAATTGTCACCGGAACAACTTTCTTTACTTGCACAATTCATTAAAAGTATGACTGATTCAAAATAA
- a CDS encoding helix-turn-helix transcriptional regulator: MYWENIRRLRQKLNLSQSELAERVGVHRTTINRIEKRALQPSLDLLERIANVLKVPLAELLREE; encoded by the coding sequence TTGTATTGGGAAAACATTCGACGCTTGAGGCAGAAATTGAATCTATCACAAAGTGAATTGGCAGAACGTGTAGGAGTTCATCGTACGACGATCAATCGAATTGAGAAAAGAGCATTACAACCTTCGTTGGATCTCTTGGAGAGAATTGCGAATGTCTTAAAAGTTCCCCTAGCGGAACTATTACGAGAGGAATAG
- a CDS encoding type II secretion system F family protein: MTFFLLCFLSVFLLLVARRTQKQEKQQALQERIAGETLEVSQTREVRIRSPLAVAMELVNQAGMKTSRTEMMMVLTLAPILGFLVGVVYGWGWGGRLLLTLIGFFTPFLYLKWRKQRYYSAFRYGLLDLTELGASIFQSVSDVELLFRQGMNSKNRIIANECEQIIMQAETLGKTSLEIMRNRAEQSGIPEYRTLAENTRIAIETNSSLVQIYQDMNTIIRRYFGTEKTILAKTAGIRWIGYGLSVLPIPIFWFFWPSIEPVLHGGIRIYFYFTCAVIIFGVYYLMKVVKVRV; the protein is encoded by the coding sequence ATGACGTTCTTTCTCCTATGCTTCCTGTCCGTCTTTTTGTTATTGGTCGCGCGCCGAACGCAAAAGCAAGAAAAGCAGCAAGCCTTGCAGGAGCGAATAGCGGGCGAAACATTGGAAGTTTCTCAAACACGGGAAGTTCGGATTCGGTCTCCCCTGGCTGTGGCTATGGAGCTGGTCAATCAGGCTGGCATGAAAACGAGCCGAACCGAGATGATGATGGTTCTGACCCTAGCGCCGATTCTGGGATTCCTTGTAGGGGTTGTTTACGGATGGGGGTGGGGTGGGAGACTTCTTCTCACATTGATTGGTTTTTTCACTCCTTTTCTCTATCTAAAATGGAGAAAACAACGCTACTACAGTGCGTTTCGGTATGGCCTCTTGGATTTGACAGAGCTAGGAGCTTCTATCTTCCAATCCGTATCGGACGTGGAACTACTGTTTAGGCAGGGGATGAACAGCAAAAACCGGATCATCGCCAACGAATGCGAGCAGATCATCATGCAAGCAGAGACACTAGGAAAAACCTCCTTAGAGATCATGAGGAACCGTGCGGAGCAATCCGGTATCCCTGAGTACAGAACACTTGCCGAAAATACACGCATTGCCATCGAAACTAATTCGAGTTTGGTACAGATTTATCAAGATATGAACACAATCATTCGAAGGTATTTTGGTACAGAAAAAACCATTTTAGCCAAAACCGCAGGTATTCGATGGATTGGGTACGGACTATCCGTTCTACCCATTCCCATCTTCTGGTTTTTCTGGCCGAGCATTGAGCCGGTTTTACACGGAGGGATTCGTATTTACTTTTACTTTACCTGTGCAGTGATCATTTTTGGTGTTTACTACCTCATGAAAGTAGTGAAAGTACGTGTATAA